A stretch of the Geovibrio thiophilus genome encodes the following:
- a CDS encoding iron-containing alcohol dehydrogenase yields MDNFTLNIPTKIFFGRNQIKVLGRQIEKYGATRVLICYGSKRIKREGLFQTITDKLTDRGLFYTELGGIEPNPRITSVREGVRICREENIDFILAVGGGSVIDCAKAIAGSVNYEGDPWDFFLRKAAINKAIPIGTVLTLAATGSESNGNAVVSNIETQQKLAVYSPILWPKFSVLDPEYTYSVPPFHTAAGIADIMSHIFEQYFSPTPDTFTQDRLAEALLKTCLKYAPIVMEKPNDYTARAEILWAGNLALNTLLSLGREGDWANHSIEHEVSALFDISHGAGLAILFPNWMKYVMDDNNTDKFYNLAVNVFGVAESADKKAAALEGIDRLRTFYNSVGLPARLSETGVEEDSLRKMAEGAVRFGEIGEFKKLKSKDVLAILKMAY; encoded by the coding sequence ATGGACAATTTCACCCTTAATATTCCCACAAAAATTTTCTTCGGCAGAAACCAGATAAAGGTTCTGGGAAGACAGATAGAAAAATACGGGGCTACCCGTGTTCTCATCTGCTACGGCAGCAAAAGGATTAAACGGGAAGGACTTTTTCAGACCATCACGGACAAGCTCACCGACAGAGGGCTTTTTTATACCGAGCTGGGAGGCATTGAGCCCAACCCCCGCATTACAAGCGTGCGTGAAGGCGTCCGCATATGCCGGGAGGAGAATATAGACTTCATCCTAGCCGTCGGCGGCGGCAGCGTGATAGACTGCGCCAAGGCTATAGCCGGCTCTGTCAATTATGAAGGCGACCCGTGGGACTTCTTTCTGCGCAAAGCGGCGATCAATAAAGCAATCCCCATCGGAACGGTGCTCACTCTCGCCGCCACGGGTTCGGAGTCCAACGGAAACGCAGTTGTCTCAAATATCGAAACTCAGCAGAAACTGGCTGTGTATTCACCCATTCTCTGGCCTAAGTTTTCCGTTCTTGATCCCGAGTACACTTATTCCGTCCCCCCCTTCCACACGGCGGCGGGGATAGCCGACATAATGAGTCACATCTTTGAGCAGTATTTCTCACCCACGCCGGACACTTTTACTCAGGACAGGCTGGCGGAGGCTCTGCTTAAAACCTGCCTGAAATATGCGCCGATCGTAATGGAAAAACCCAACGACTACACAGCCAGAGCCGAGATCCTCTGGGCGGGGAACCTTGCCCTGAACACCCTCCTCTCCCTCGGCAGGGAAGGAGACTGGGCAAACCATTCCATTGAGCATGAAGTGAGCGCACTTTTTGATATATCCCACGGGGCAGGGCTTGCGATCCTTTTCCCCAACTGGATGAAGTACGTGATGGACGACAATAATACCGACAAGTTTTACAATCTCGCCGTAAACGTTTTCGGCGTTGCGGAAAGCGCAGATAAAAAAGCCGCCGCACTTGAGGGGATCGACCGCCTGAGAACCTTCTATAACTCCGTAGGTCTGCCCGCAAGGCTCTCTGAGACAGGGGTCGAAGAAGATTCATTGCGGAAAATGGCAGAAGGCGCTGTGCGCTTCGGCGAAATAGGTGAATTTAAAAAGCTTAAATCAAAAGACGTACTTGCCATTCTTAAAATGGCTTACTGA
- a CDS encoding YhdH/YhfP family quinone oxidoreductase translates to MGIGFRAYVTSENGDGTYSGRITERSTDDLPAGEVLIRVRYSSLNYKDALSASGNKGVTKKYPHTPGIDAAGEVAKCTDGSFREGDMVIVTGYDLGMNTPGGFGEYIRVPSAWVLPLPAGLTMKESMSIGTAGLTAALCADGLLHMGLRGGQIAVTGATGGVGSIALSILAAEGFSPCAVTGKPELEPFLRSIGAASVISSADFTAGSEKPLMKPMWDGGIDVLGGNALASMLKSVKYGGAVSCCGLALSPELPLNVFPFILRGVSLIGIDSVECPKDRRIKAWSRLGGKWKPAGLNELTAETDLGGLDEKIKAMLTGRAAGRTVIKL, encoded by the coding sequence ATGGGCATCGGATTCAGGGCTTACGTGACATCGGAAAACGGGGACGGCACATATTCAGGACGCATTACCGAGCGCAGCACAGATGATCTTCCCGCCGGAGAGGTGCTGATCCGTGTGCGCTACTCATCCCTGAATTACAAGGATGCCCTCTCCGCCTCCGGCAACAAGGGAGTGACGAAGAAATATCCGCACACGCCGGGCATAGACGCCGCAGGGGAAGTGGCAAAGTGCACAGACGGCAGTTTCAGAGAGGGCGACATGGTTATAGTCACTGGCTATGACCTCGGAATGAACACTCCGGGCGGCTTCGGTGAATACATCCGTGTGCCCTCTGCTTGGGTTCTGCCTCTGCCTGCCGGACTGACGATGAAAGAGAGCATGTCAATCGGCACAGCGGGGCTTACAGCGGCACTCTGCGCAGACGGGCTGCTCCATATGGGGCTGAGGGGCGGGCAAATCGCCGTAACCGGAGCCACAGGCGGAGTAGGCAGCATAGCTCTCTCCATACTCGCGGCGGAAGGCTTCTCCCCGTGCGCCGTGACAGGCAAGCCGGAGCTTGAGCCTTTCCTCAGGTCCATCGGTGCGGCAAGCGTAATATCATCCGCGGATTTCACCGCAGGTTCGGAAAAACCGCTGATGAAGCCGATGTGGGACGGCGGGATAGATGTTCTCGGCGGAAACGCCCTCGCGTCCATGCTAAAATCGGTGAAATACGGCGGCGCTGTTTCCTGCTGCGGGCTCGCGCTGTCGCCTGAGCTCCCGCTGAACGTCTTTCCGTTCATACTCAGGGGTGTAAGCCTCATAGGGATCGACTCGGTAGAATGCCCGAAGGACAGGCGGATCAAGGCATGGAGCAGGCTCGGCGGCAAATGGAAACCCGCAGGACTCAATGAACTCACAGCGGAAACAGACCTAGGCGGACTGGATGAAAAAATAAAAGCCATGCTCACAGGGAGAGCAGCCGGACGGACAGTAATTAAACTCTGA